One window of the Mytilus galloprovincialis chromosome 14, xbMytGall1.hap1.1, whole genome shotgun sequence genome contains the following:
- the LOC143058354 gene encoding uncharacterized protein LOC143058354 — MNDTDLQSSFEIQSVIFGIVAIGIFILTGTGTVMLSTRRKCKNIILIVGPHDLHVSPSIPIYHSAPGSENVPQIYDTANSGYLEVVHDGLQQATSFESDEDIKIENENLNVINVYEEID, encoded by the exons ATGAACG ATACAGATCTCCAAAGTTCGTTCGAAATCCAATCAGTTATTTTTGGAATCGTTGCCATTGGAATATTCATTCTGACAGGGACTGGTACTGTTATGTTGTCTACAAGAAGGAAATGCAAGA ATATCATACTTATAGTTGGCCCTCACGACCTACATGTATCTCCTTCTATACCAAT aTACCATTCAGCCCCAGGCTCAGAAAATGTACCTCAAATTTATGATACTGCTAATTCTGGATACCTTGAAGTTGTCCATGATGGTCTACAACAAGCCACTTCCTTTGAATCTGACGAGGACATTAAAATCGAAAACGAAAATTTAAATGTCATAAATGTTTATGAAGAAATAGACTGA